In Chloroflexota bacterium, a single window of DNA contains:
- a CDS encoding heterodisulfide reductase, with protein MTIVLNELDTRFKYDVAAEPGGENIKQCFACGLCTASCPVSDIDPVFNPRRIIRMVLLGMRKEVLCADFIWFCIQCYTCQAHCPQNVDFSDIMKALRNMAVREGCVPLSFAEKVKEIDVFSQKLRHEMVSDLLARKPEGERVEISTVAEKALSRLKS; from the coding sequence ATGACAATAGTCTTGAACGAATTGGATACCAGGTTCAAGTATGATGTTGCTGCTGAGCCTGGGGGAGAGAACATCAAGCAGTGTTTTGCCTGTGGCCTTTGCACTGCCAGTTGCCCTGTTTCTGACATTGATCCGGTGTTTAATCCCCGTAGAATTATCCGCATGGTACTTCTAGGGATGAGGAAGGAGGTTCTCTGCGCCGATTTCATCTGGTTTTGCATCCAGTGCTATACGTGTCAGGCCCATTGTCCTCAAAATGTAGATTTTTCCGATATAATGAAGGCACTGAGAAACATGGCAGTTAGAGAAGGGTGTGTCCCCCTTTCGTTTGCTGAGAAGGTGAAGGAGATCGACGTCTTTTCCCAGAAGCTACGCCACGAAATGGTGAGTGATCTTCTTGCCCGAAAACCCGAAGGGGAGAGGGTGGAGATTTCTACGGTTGCAGAGAAAGCCTTAAGCAGATTGAAGAGTTAG